One Panicum virgatum strain AP13 chromosome 3N, P.virgatum_v5, whole genome shotgun sequence DNA segment encodes these proteins:
- the LOC120666908 gene encoding uncharacterized protein LOC120666908, whose translation MEMCYDEGNLPIMEMLEMCSDERNLLIMEMCYDELEMMDFEHFSVYDRLTMEKWTRIEIMAGKLWEKWQNGAASWAMQSAGSSTSSLPPLPAAGPPPILEELLGPGLQAVDVLTVTEILVSMTEILAVGGFLGALGFAVNVLGPRVALAQLLGLTATAPALGTPNQDQSRRTRRRSRWGPPQCYLCSRREVSHFFSCCQDLVCYDCASGRGPAMCRCTSRRRPVPHRPQYSPLPSRTVRLLQHPIWQIYNISDEPNFIVIRYFRPEDAAYSQETTGIRYTFHFFMEGAQWTRRISAWYTATPHAQVARIFLIEDSNPEGNNEAESL comes from the exons ATGGAAATGTGTTACGATGAGGGCAATCTCCCCATTATGGAAATGTTGGAAATGTGTTCCGATGAGCGCAATCTCCTCATTATGGAAATGTGTTACGATGAACTTGAAATG ATGGACTTTGAACACTTCTCGGTGTACGACAGACTGACAATGGAGAAGTGGACGCGTATTGAAATAATGGCAGGAAAGCTGTGGGAAAAG TGGCAAAACGGAGCTGCATCATGGGCTATGCAGAGTGCTGGATCATCGACGTCATCACTACCTCCTCTCCCAGCAGCAGGCCCGCCCCCTATTTTGGAAGAGCTGCTGGGACCAGGATTACAGGCAGTTGATGTTCTCACAGTCACAGAAATCTTGGTCTCCATGACGGAGATACTAGCTGTCGGAGGATTTCTCGGCGCTCTGGGTTTTGCCGTTAATGTCCTTGGCCCAAGAGTCGCTCTTGCTCAACTTCTTGGTCTAACTGCGACGGCACCAGCTCTTGGTACACCTAACCAG gatcagtctcggcggacgaggaggaggagccggtggGGGCCTCCTCAGTGTTACTTGTGCAGCCGCCGTGAGGTGTCACATTTCTTTAGCTGCTGTCAGGATCTGGTTTGTTACGACTGCGCGTCCGGGCGGGGTCCCGCCATGTGTAGGTGCACCTCCAGGCGCCGTCCAGTGCCGCACCGCCCACAGTACTCGCCGCTTCCAAGTCGGACAGTGCGCCTCCTCCAGCACCCAATCTGGCAGATCTACAACATCTCAGATGAGCCTAACTTCATCGTAATTCGCTACTTCCGGCCAGAGGACGCCGCTTATTCGCAAGAGACCACCGGAATCCGTTATACCTTTCACTTCTTCATGGAGGGCGCGCAGTGGACGAGACGCATTTCAGCCTGGTACACTGCTACTCCTCACGCCCAGGTGGCGCGGATTTTTCTCATAGAGGACAGCAACCCTGAAGGCAACAACGAGGCCGAGTCTCTGTAG